The proteins below come from a single Acaryochloris sp. CCMEE 5410 genomic window:
- a CDS encoding c-type cytochrome biogenesis protein, with protein MSLLFGDDPKTLNLLSIGERGVGKTVFLVGSYTESNHRYEGDQPKKRWFDCDDHGAHKNIQGVLNYIAQTGHYPPPTMKIADFTFSLKQKRLWGTQTLCHFRWWDMPGEICDLNNRQFQSMVLSSQGCCVFINAYSLIHEPAYLESVKDMIELVTAISSLIKHHNLQYPMALIFTQCDRLEAGPLGQLQIEKCLEPLIIRLENARTNYRRFYSSIPIVRIDGTPVLRASGSADGLVWVTSELCKARSVQSGQDLATSLSQSTSLDHQFVPTVRRPGFTLGLISAGVVGFLTVGFALTSLWSTQPPQQAQATQRTLQDHHNVLTRDPNNLDSLISVYDHYVEVGQLAKAVPLLEKIVAQKPTHLDLKFNLADLYELTGEKQKAEATYDGILTAQPQDVKAIVGKAILRGEAGDLSTAQSLFQQAENIAATQEAKGKIKEIAAQTLQTQAPVNPKTE; from the coding sequence ATGAGCTTATTATTTGGAGATGATCCTAAAACCCTGAATTTGCTGAGCATTGGTGAGCGGGGCGTCGGTAAAACTGTTTTTTTAGTCGGTAGCTATACCGAGTCAAACCATCGCTACGAAGGAGATCAGCCCAAAAAACGATGGTTTGACTGTGACGATCACGGTGCTCATAAAAATATCCAAGGGGTCTTGAACTATATTGCGCAAACGGGCCATTATCCCCCTCCCACCATGAAGATCGCTGACTTCACCTTTAGCTTGAAGCAGAAACGGCTGTGGGGGACACAAACCCTCTGTCACTTCCGGTGGTGGGATATGCCCGGAGAAATCTGTGATTTGAACAACCGTCAATTTCAATCGATGGTGTTGAGTTCCCAGGGTTGTTGCGTCTTTATCAATGCTTATTCCCTGATTCACGAACCGGCCTATTTAGAATCGGTCAAAGACATGATCGAATTGGTGACTGCGATCTCATCTTTGATCAAACATCACAACCTGCAGTATCCGATGGCCCTGATCTTCACCCAATGCGATCGTTTAGAGGCAGGCCCCTTAGGCCAATTGCAAATTGAGAAATGTCTAGAACCCCTGATTATTCGCCTAGAGAATGCCCGCACCAACTATCGACGGTTTTACTCCTCTATCCCGATTGTGCGCATCGACGGCACCCCCGTTCTACGGGCCAGTGGCTCTGCCGATGGCCTGGTGTGGGTCACCTCTGAACTGTGTAAAGCTCGGTCAGTCCAATCTGGACAAGATTTGGCCACGAGTTTATCCCAAAGTACCTCCCTCGATCATCAATTTGTCCCTACAGTGCGACGCCCCGGCTTTACTCTGGGACTTATTTCAGCTGGCGTGGTTGGCTTCTTAACCGTGGGGTTTGCCCTGACATCCCTCTGGTCCACCCAACCTCCCCAACAGGCACAAGCGACCCAAAGAACGCTCCAAGATCACCACAATGTGTTGACCCGAGATCCGAATAATTTAGACTCCCTGATTTCGGTCTACGACCATTATGTAGAGGTGGGTCAACTGGCTAAAGCGGTGCCGTTATTAGAGAAAATTGTGGCTCAAAAGCCGACCCATCTCGATTTAAAATTTAACTTGGCCGACCTCTATGAATTAACCGGAGAAAAGCAAAAAGCCGAAGCGACCTATGATGGGATTCTGACAGCCCAGCCCCAGGATGTTAAAGCCATTGTGGGGAAAGCAATTCTCAGGGGCGAAGCAGGCGATTTATCCACCGCTCAATCCCTATTTCAGCAGGCCGAAAACATCGCAGCGACTCAAGAGGCCAAAGGCAAAATCAAAGAGATTGCAGCCCAAACGCTGCAGACACAAGCGCCCGTCAACCCCAAAACGGAATAA
- a CDS encoding YcjF family protein: protein MAWPRLLILLLGLAIILGLMLWLISSLQWLYAQVALTSPFLANLLVFCLIALMAVLIGVFIYYGWQFRGRKKPKQQRPPQVPTDKVDAAASNLRAVHRQIQQIQDEVTRQALLKETRQMAKTFTRRELKIVVFGTGSAGKTSLVNGIVGQMVGEVGATIGTTAIGQTFRCQLRSVDQALLVTDTPGLSEPGVAGTEREQAARKLATEADLLLFVVDGDLTQSEYQPLRALGRMGKRSLLVFNKTDCYTQTDQDLIQKRLHERVQNWIQPEDVVAIAARPQPIRLASGEILEPEPDLKALLQRISRILRQEGEDLFADNILLQSQRLGAEARQQIDQERRQQADQIVDRFQWIGAGVIWVTPVPVIDLLATAAVNTQMVIEIAKIYGCDLTLDRAKDLALSLAKTMVSLGIVKGAIEVFARALQFSVVGFVVGKTIQSVGAAYLTRIAGKSFIEYFRNDQEWGDGGMTEVVQRQFQLHRRDRFVKAFIQEAITKLPAEFGRRVQEQLSPTRSEPTDHP from the coding sequence ATGGCCTGGCCCCGCCTCCTTATTCTGCTATTAGGCCTCGCTATTATTTTGGGGCTGATGCTCTGGCTGATCAGCTCACTGCAATGGCTATACGCCCAAGTGGCCCTGACCTCGCCTTTTTTAGCCAACTTACTGGTGTTCTGCCTGATTGCCTTAATGGCCGTTCTGATCGGGGTTTTTATCTATTACGGTTGGCAGTTTCGAGGCCGAAAAAAGCCCAAGCAACAGCGTCCGCCTCAAGTCCCCACGGATAAGGTCGATGCCGCTGCCTCCAATCTCCGTGCCGTGCATCGTCAGATCCAGCAGATCCAAGACGAAGTCACCCGCCAAGCCCTACTGAAAGAAACGCGGCAAATGGCGAAGACCTTTACCCGCCGGGAACTCAAAATCGTCGTCTTTGGCACGGGGTCCGCAGGCAAGACCTCTTTGGTCAATGGGATTGTGGGACAAATGGTGGGGGAAGTCGGCGCAACCATCGGCACCACGGCGATAGGACAAACCTTTCGCTGTCAGCTACGCAGTGTTGATCAGGCGTTACTGGTTACGGATACCCCAGGATTATCTGAACCGGGCGTTGCCGGTACCGAGCGAGAACAGGCTGCCCGGAAGCTAGCAACAGAAGCCGATTTACTGCTGTTTGTGGTTGATGGTGATTTAACCCAGTCTGAATATCAGCCCCTAAGGGCCTTGGGCCGAATGGGTAAACGGTCTCTGTTAGTGTTCAATAAAACAGATTGCTATACCCAAACCGACCAAGACCTGATTCAGAAACGCCTGCATGAGCGTGTCCAGAACTGGATTCAGCCGGAAGACGTGGTTGCGATCGCAGCCCGTCCCCAACCCATCCGATTAGCCTCTGGGGAGATCCTAGAACCGGAGCCAGACCTCAAAGCGCTTCTCCAACGCATCTCTCGAATTCTGCGGCAAGAGGGAGAGGACTTATTTGCCGATAATATTCTGCTTCAATCCCAACGTTTAGGGGCAGAAGCTCGACAGCAGATCGATCAAGAACGTCGTCAGCAAGCCGACCAAATTGTCGATCGGTTTCAATGGATCGGCGCTGGCGTGATTTGGGTCACCCCGGTCCCCGTCATTGATTTGCTAGCAACCGCTGCCGTCAACACCCAAATGGTGATTGAGATTGCCAAAATTTATGGCTGCGATCTGACCCTCGATCGAGCCAAAGACTTGGCCCTCTCCCTCGCGAAGACCATGGTCAGTTTGGGCATAGTCAAAGGTGCGATTGAAGTATTTGCCCGGGCCTTGCAGTTTAGTGTGGTGGGATTTGTCGTCGGTAAAACCATTCAAAGCGTGGGAGCCGCCTATCTAACGCGAATCGCGGGTAAGAGCTTTATTGAATATTTTCGCAACGATCAAGAGTGGGGAGATGGCGGTATGACAGAAGTCGTCCAGCGCCAGTTTCAACTCCATCGCCGTGATCGGTTCGTCAAAGCCTTTATCCAAGAGGCGATCACCAAACTTCCAGCCGAATTCGGCCGTCGCGTCCAGGAGCAGTTAAGCCCGACTCGTTCTGAGCCGACCGACCATCCTTAA
- a CDS encoding efflux RND transporter periplasmic adaptor subunit, giving the protein METSETSNLQEPVEAQIAVAERSFNSTIKSLKQRSSRNWIIAGVALVGTGLVVWQFWPKGAQPTAPQGPPPTLVKVQTVQTSPVKQTSAFLGTLEAKQGVVLRPETEGRVTQIFVSSGSRVSPGQPIVQLSPEKSQADFGAAVANINVATAASSNAQAQLRAVQADRARAVAELELQNTEFQRTQTLVKQGALAKQVLDQVRRDRASAQAALRAVDEQIRAAKANLTQSRASLNQAKASALSAREDVQDTRITAPIAGMVGDIPIKLGSFVQAGDTLTTIIQNQTLEINLNIPIEKREQLAVGLPVELSQAQSQDILAQGRISFVSPTVNNESQSVLAKATFANPKGTLRDGQRVEANVVWQTRPGVLVPTTAVTRLGGKAFVFIADQPQQPDGQVPGMVARQQPVELGSIQGNDYQVLEGIQAGETIVVSGLQTIRDGAQLRLDTGKPSGKPPQ; this is encoded by the coding sequence ATGGAAACATCTGAAACCTCAAATTTACAAGAACCCGTTGAAGCACAAATTGCAGTCGCGGAACGATCGTTCAACTCCACCATCAAATCCTTGAAACAACGTAGCAGTCGGAATTGGATCATTGCCGGTGTCGCCCTTGTGGGGACGGGACTCGTGGTCTGGCAGTTTTGGCCCAAAGGGGCACAACCCACGGCTCCCCAAGGACCACCACCGACGCTGGTCAAAGTTCAGACCGTCCAAACCAGTCCAGTCAAGCAAACCTCCGCCTTCCTTGGCACTTTAGAAGCCAAGCAGGGAGTGGTACTACGCCCCGAAACAGAAGGGCGAGTCACTCAGATTTTTGTCTCATCGGGGTCGAGGGTGTCCCCTGGCCAGCCTATTGTTCAACTCAGTCCAGAGAAATCTCAAGCAGACTTCGGCGCAGCGGTGGCCAATATCAACGTAGCCACCGCCGCCAGCAGTAATGCCCAAGCCCAACTTCGAGCCGTCCAAGCCGATCGCGCTAGGGCAGTTGCTGAGTTGGAGTTGCAAAATACAGAGTTTCAGCGCACCCAGACCTTGGTCAAACAAGGGGCACTGGCCAAGCAAGTATTGGATCAAGTCCGCCGCGACCGCGCCTCTGCCCAAGCGGCTCTCAGAGCAGTAGATGAGCAAATTCGTGCGGCTAAAGCCAACTTAACCCAATCTAGAGCCAGCCTCAATCAAGCCAAAGCCAGCGCCTTATCGGCTAGAGAGGATGTACAAGATACACGCATCACAGCTCCCATTGCGGGGATGGTGGGGGATATTCCCATTAAGTTGGGTTCCTTTGTACAGGCCGGTGACACCCTTACCACCATTATTCAAAATCAAACCTTAGAGATCAATCTCAATATTCCAATTGAGAAGCGCGAGCAGCTCGCAGTGGGATTACCAGTCGAACTCAGCCAAGCCCAATCCCAAGACATCCTGGCCCAGGGACGCATTAGTTTCGTCTCACCCACGGTCAATAACGAGAGTCAATCCGTCTTAGCCAAGGCCACCTTCGCCAACCCCAAAGGCACATTACGGGATGGTCAACGGGTCGAAGCTAACGTGGTTTGGCAAACCCGTCCGGGGGTATTAGTGCCCACCACCGCTGTGACACGATTGGGAGGTAAAGCCTTTGTCTTTATCGCCGATCAGCCACAACAACCAGACGGTCAAGTACCTGGGATGGTGGCTCGCCAGCAACCCGTTGAGCTAGGCAGCATCCAGGGCAACGACTACCAAGTGTTGGAGGGTATCCAAGCCGGTGAAACCATCGTTGTTTCTGGCCTGCAAACCATCAGGGATGGGGCCCAACTGCGCCTCGACACCGGCAAACCCAGCGGCAAACCGCCCCAGTAA
- a CDS encoding efflux RND transporter permease subunit, which yields MLVNFFIKRPVLTTVCALLILLMGLVCLPTLPIAQYPDISPKQVSIQANFIGADAATVEDGVTSILEREINGVEGLRYMTSSSSNSGSSSITATFENNRDQDLAAVDVQNRVSSVESQLPAAVQQTGVRVTKQSSSILMGFGLFSEDDEYDSIFLSNYADLYLTNALKRVNGVGNVTIFGERKYAMRLWLDPERLAKRNLTGQDVVDALQEQNIQVGAGQIGQPPAPEGQQFQIDIRAESRLNTIEEFEALVVDSTDGNLIKLQDVGRVELGAENYGSFLRFRGKEAVGLGISQIPGSNALDVARGVKETMAALSEDFPPGMTYDIGFDTTDYVEQSLTEVIWTLIQAVGLVVLVIFVFLQDWRTTIIPAVTIPISLIGTFVFVKLFGFSINSLTLFGLTLATGMVVDDAIVVVENVAAKIQNEGIEPRQAAIVAMEELTGAVIATSLVLMAVFVPVAFFPGTTGALYQQFALTIAFAIALSTFNALTLTPTLSGLLLRQNPSIPGWIAPAFNWFNRQQDRLSQSYGNILDWMNRFKYFILAIFAALLTFTAWIYTTVPSAFLPEEDQGYFLTIVGAPDGVSLEYTSDVMKKIEEVMLPLPEVRATFAVGGFSFGGNASNKGIVFTTLKPWSERRSAEQSAPAIINRVRGQLFQIPEARILAINPPAIRGLGSYGGFTFQLQDRSENLSLDEFVSNLGPILGAANSNDALEGAFTTYGANTPQLKVEVNRQRAKALQVDVDEIFNTLQIYLGSRYVNDFNLGRRTYRVYVQADQQFRSNPDDIGKLYVRSGTDQMIPLSNLVTITSVTGAQTINHYNQFRSIEINGAAKAGVSSGQALQAMEEIAAKVLPPGLGFEWSGISLEEIESGGQATIIFSLGLVLVFLVLAAQYESYVDPVIIMLSVPLAVLGALGAQVLRGFSNDIYCQIGLVMLIGLASKNSILIVEFANQLREEGLPIPKAALQAAQQRLRPILMTAISTLSSIFPLVVASGAGAGSRQSLGTAVFGGMFVATFLSLFVVPILYIIIKGFSDRISPKTAELTPTTEVLGAEENLTVIRK from the coding sequence ATGCTTGTCAATTTTTTCATTAAGCGGCCCGTCCTGACGACCGTTTGTGCCCTCCTTATCCTGCTGATGGGCCTTGTTTGTCTCCCCACCTTACCCATTGCCCAATATCCAGATATCAGCCCAAAACAGGTCAGTATTCAGGCCAACTTTATTGGTGCCGATGCCGCCACTGTCGAAGATGGCGTGACGAGCATTCTGGAACGGGAGATTAACGGGGTCGAAGGTCTCCGCTACATGACCTCAAGCAGCAGCAACAGCGGCTCTAGCTCTATCACCGCCACCTTTGAGAATAATCGTGACCAAGATTTAGCAGCGGTGGATGTGCAGAATCGCGTCTCCAGTGTGGAGTCCCAGTTACCTGCGGCCGTCCAACAGACCGGGGTTCGGGTAACGAAACAATCCAGCAGCATTCTCATGGGCTTTGGCCTCTTCAGCGAGGATGACGAGTACGACAGTATTTTCCTGAGTAACTATGCGGACCTATATCTAACCAATGCCCTGAAGCGAGTTAATGGCGTCGGCAATGTCACTATTTTCGGGGAACGGAAATATGCCATGCGCCTTTGGCTCGACCCTGAGCGGTTAGCCAAGCGCAATCTAACCGGACAAGATGTGGTGGATGCCCTACAAGAACAAAATATTCAAGTGGGGGCGGGGCAAATTGGTCAACCGCCAGCCCCAGAAGGTCAGCAGTTCCAAATTGATATTCGCGCCGAAAGCCGATTAAATACGATTGAAGAATTTGAAGCGTTAGTCGTTGACTCCACCGACGGTAATCTGATTAAGCTCCAAGATGTCGGGCGGGTTGAATTGGGGGCTGAAAATTATGGTTCATTCTTACGGTTTCGCGGTAAAGAAGCCGTCGGTCTCGGGATTTCCCAAATCCCTGGGAGTAACGCCCTAGACGTTGCCCGAGGCGTCAAAGAAACCATGGCAGCCCTGTCTGAAGACTTCCCCCCAGGGATGACCTATGACATCGGTTTTGACACCACAGATTATGTGGAGCAGTCCCTAACGGAAGTGATCTGGACCTTAATTCAAGCCGTTGGTTTGGTGGTCCTGGTGATCTTCGTCTTTCTACAAGATTGGCGCACCACCATTATTCCCGCCGTCACCATTCCCATTTCCCTAATCGGGACGTTTGTCTTTGTAAAGCTGTTTGGCTTTTCCATCAATAGCTTGACCCTATTTGGTCTCACCCTGGCCACAGGCATGGTGGTGGATGATGCCATTGTGGTGGTCGAAAATGTCGCCGCCAAAATTCAGAATGAGGGCATCGAGCCTCGCCAAGCTGCCATTGTTGCCATGGAAGAGTTAACGGGAGCGGTCATCGCCACCTCCCTAGTATTGATGGCGGTGTTTGTACCTGTAGCCTTTTTCCCCGGTACAACCGGGGCACTATATCAACAGTTTGCCTTAACGATTGCATTTGCGATCGCACTCTCCACCTTCAACGCCCTCACCCTGACTCCCACCCTATCCGGATTACTCCTCCGTCAAAATCCCAGCATTCCTGGCTGGATAGCACCAGCCTTCAATTGGTTTAACCGCCAACAAGATCGGCTGAGTCAGAGTTACGGCAACATTTTGGACTGGATGAATCGGTTTAAATATTTCATCTTGGCGATTTTTGCGGCCCTGCTAACCTTTACTGCCTGGATTTATACCACCGTTCCTTCAGCCTTTCTACCGGAAGAAGACCAAGGGTATTTCCTCACCATTGTCGGCGCCCCCGATGGCGTATCTCTGGAATACACCAGCGATGTCATGAAAAAAATCGAAGAGGTCATGCTTCCTCTACCTGAAGTGCGGGCAACCTTTGCGGTAGGTGGATTCAGCTTTGGGGGCAATGCGTCCAATAAAGGGATTGTGTTTACCACCCTCAAACCTTGGTCAGAGCGGCGTAGTGCCGAACAATCTGCTCCAGCCATTATTAATCGAGTTCGCGGTCAATTATTCCAAATTCCCGAAGCCCGCATTCTAGCCATCAACCCACCCGCTATTCGGGGTCTTGGTAGCTATGGGGGATTCACCTTCCAACTCCAAGACCGCTCAGAGAATTTAAGCCTCGATGAGTTTGTCAGCAACTTGGGACCAATCTTGGGAGCCGCTAACAGCAATGACGCCCTCGAAGGGGCATTCACCACCTATGGGGCCAATACACCGCAACTCAAGGTCGAAGTCAATCGTCAGCGAGCCAAAGCCTTACAAGTCGATGTGGACGAAATTTTCAATACCCTGCAAATCTATTTAGGGTCTCGGTATGTCAACGATTTCAATCTAGGTCGCCGCACCTATCGGGTCTATGTGCAAGCCGATCAGCAGTTTCGCTCCAATCCCGATGACATTGGCAAGCTATACGTGCGCTCTGGCACGGACCAAATGATTCCCCTCAGTAACTTAGTCACCATTACGTCCGTAACGGGTGCTCAAACGATTAATCACTATAATCAATTCCGGTCCATTGAGATTAACGGAGCCGCCAAGGCAGGCGTAAGTTCGGGGCAAGCCTTGCAAGCCATGGAAGAAATTGCCGCTAAAGTTCTCCCACCTGGGCTAGGGTTTGAATGGTCCGGTATCTCCCTAGAAGAAATCGAGTCTGGGGGTCAAGCAACGATTATTTTCAGTTTGGGTTTGGTACTCGTTTTCCTAGTTCTGGCTGCCCAGTACGAGAGTTATGTGGACCCAGTTATCATCATGCTCTCCGTTCCCCTAGCAGTGTTAGGGGCGTTGGGAGCTCAAGTCTTACGGGGCTTTTCCAACGATATTTACTGCCAAATTGGTCTCGTAATGTTGATTGGTCTCGCGAGTAAAAACTCAATTCTGATCGTTGAGTTTGCCAACCAACTCCGCGAGGAAGGACTCCCCATTCCTAAAGCCGCCCTGCAAGCAGCCCAACAACGACTCCGACCCATTTTAATGACCGCTATTTCCACCCTCAGCAGTATTTTCCCCCTCGTGGTGGCGTCTGGAGCTGGGGCTGGCAGTCGGCAATCCTTGGGAACAGCCGTCTTTGGCGGCATGTTTGTGGCCACATTTCTAAGTCTCTTTGTTGTGCCTATCCTGTACATCATCATTAAGGGCTTTAGCGATCGTATCTCTCCCAAAACAGCCGAACTAACGCCAACAACAGAGGTGCTAGGGGCAGAAGAAAATCTAACCGTCATTCGCAAATAA